Proteins found in one Labrenzia sp. VG12 genomic segment:
- a CDS encoding rhodanese-like domain-containing protein has product MELLDVKAKKFSDLGNDALKAKLSAGTTLIDIRRPEEWKQTGVIAGSHLLTFFDRSGNPNPQFGAELQKLISGPNDEVVFICQTGQRSKLLSEYLSGQAGFTNVSNVQGGIAHWIREGHQIAAAEIPEGCWLC; this is encoded by the coding sequence ATCGAACTCCTCGACGTCAAGGCAAAGAAGTTCTCGGACCTCGGCAATGATGCGCTGAAAGCGAAGCTGTCCGCCGGCACGACACTGATTGATATTCGTCGACCAGAGGAATGGAAACAGACGGGCGTCATTGCCGGCAGTCACTTGCTGACGTTCTTCGACCGGAGCGGTAATCCAAATCCGCAGTTTGGGGCCGAATTGCAGAAGTTGATCTCCGGACCCAACGACGAGGTTGTCTTCATCTGCCAGACAGGACAGCGAAGCAAACTCCTGTCTGAATATCTTTCCGGGCAGGCCGGTTTCACCAATGTTTCCAATGTTCAAGGTGGCATCGCACACTGGATCCGTGAAGGCCATCAGATCGCCGCGGCAGAGATTCCCGAAGGGTGCTGGCTCTGCTGA